The genomic segment TCCCTAGATTGTATTCCAGTGCGCGCGCTGCTATTAACCGTGATCAGATCTTCAGGCCAAAAAAACGAGACTACACGCGCCGAATCGGTGCTGGTGCCGCGCAACATGGACCGAAAATATGTCCAGAGTCTACAACGCATGTCTCTATGCAGAAGAAACCATATCCGAAAACCGAGGACTTGTATACTTGCGTATACCATAAAGAGGGCAAAGAGACGAAAAGTCTTGAAGCCGGTGTGATGGTCCATCCAAGCGCCACAGTGATACAGAGATCCAACAGAGCCTTGTCGAACGCAAATCGTGCCGAACATCGGAGACAAACTTCTCTCCCCCAAACCCATACACGTCAAAAACCGAACCAGGCAAAGGGACGCTGCAGTGAGATGGATCACTCAAGGACAAGGAGGTACACGTGATTTTGGATTACAGCCATaccgtcttttttttcttcttcttctctatCGCCTGTTTCGTTCTTGCTTCAGAAAAGAGTGGACGGGAGTGATGGGCTACAGCCCTGCTGCCGGAGCAAGAAAAAAAATGCATCTGTCAAGGGATCTAGAGATTCAAGACAAGAGATGTAGGCGCGCGCGATCGTTTCCTTTTTCTCCTCCACCGACGCCAACGACGCAAAACAGTGAAACTCGATCTTGGGGGATATTGAAAAGCCCGGCTTGGAAAATGCCAAGCCGTACAACCCGATCTCGACATCCGGCGCCACACCCGTGCTACTCTCTCATCTACCATCGATCACGATGCCCGCAATATCATGAGCGGGGTATCAATCGTAGCTCCAATTCCTAGGATGCAGCCTTTGATGAGCTCAAGGGGAACCAGACCGGGTTCACATCACTTCTGCATGCTCCCGATAATCTCCCTCTGCGCCGCGCGGTCCCTACCAGCCCCGCTAAGGCTGCCCACGCTCCGCAGGTCGCCGACGACGTCCTTGGCCTTGCCAAAGTAGACCTCCTGCAGCAGGTTACGCATCTTGAGCTCCATGTCCTCGACGAGCCGTCCCACGTTGGCAATGTGGCTCTCGTCGCCGTCGACGGGGAGCTCCTGCTCAACCTGCCGCGTCATGTTGCCGCTGAGGTCCATGTCGCCCAGGGCGTTGGTCGAGGTGGAGAGCGAGAGGATGACGGTCGAGGTGAGCTTGTACTGCGTCGTGCGGCCGCGCTCAATGGCCTCGAAAACGTGGATCGAGTCCCATACGCCCTCTGCGCTTCCGCCGGGGGTCGCGGCTGTGGTTGTCTTGTCAGCTgaaataagaaaaaaaaaataagatccaATTCCTGATCACAGGCAGAAACGCACATTTCTTCAAGAGAACCACGCCGGCGAATCCATCGTCCAGGTTCCAAAAGTATACGCTGCTCACACCACCCTCGTAGTACAGATCTCGGTACACGTCAAACGCCTCATTGGCCTTGACCTCCATCTTGCGGACCCTCTCGCTCGGGATCGCGCCTTCGCCGGCGCCCTCGCTACCGCCGGCACCGACGCCGCCGACGCCGCCCTCGTCCAGAGGCGGGTCGAACTGGTTGCTCCATGGGGAGCGGTAGCTGTCGCCGTCGCGGTTGTAGTCGCAGAGGAGGTAGTCGCGGCCCGTCTGCTTGCAGCGCTTGACGGTCAGGGGTTGGTCGACGGACGAGAGAAGGTCCTCCGTCAGATCCGGTGCGAGGGAAATGATTGCGTTCAGGTGGTCGGTCGTGTGTTTCGGGTTCaggcggcggaggaggtCGCTAGACGGGGAGAACACGCGGCAGAGGTTAGAGATGATTTGCTTTGATGCATGACGTTGAGGGGGTCAGGGCCGCTGCGATCTTACAGAGCCGAGTCGAAGGGGTCGACGGAGGCCATGATGGGCTCTTTGTATGTGTGTCTATCGCTGGAGGAGGTTGTGTTTGAGCTTCTTCGGAGTCGTTGGCGATGAAAGGGTGGCGGTGTCGATTGGACTTGGATGGTCTTTGAGGTTGGGGTGTTAGCGGAAGGTCTGGCGGGGTAGACGGTCCTTAGCCCCTGGGTGTACTTCCCCAGGACCGGGAGTTCTGGGCTGCACCTACCACCTCGGGCATGTTAAAGAGGCACGGAGCTACAAAAGGCACGTCATTGTTTGAGGTACCTCACACACCTACCTCTTCACCTAACTGGACAAAGGGAGTGAGTTCTTGGAGCTATTGCTACCTCTCGAGTCAGCGCAGCTCTCCACTGCCGCCGGAGCTCTTGGAGCTCTCGGTGTTGAACGGCAATAATCACAGTGAACCACCACATGAGACGTCTCTGGTCAATCGAGCAAGTCTCATCAATCATGACAATGGCTGATGCAGAgtaaaagaggataaggtaAACATTTGACCACAAACCATGTAAGCTCTAGGAAACTGCTCGCAAGACTCTGGTCTCCAAATTGGCCGCTCTGCTGGCCTTGTTCGCCTTTTGCGTCCCCTTTTGTTGGCGTCCTTCTGTCTGTCTCTTGAGAATACACCAAGACCAATTCCTTATGCCAACCTCACTCAGTTGCGAGATGAATCCCCCTCCCTTCGCCAACGCCTCGCGCGAAAAATAAAACTGCACTCCAGCCACACCCGAATAACCAGTCTTCTTCCTTGAGACTCGCCTTCAGCTGTCCAGGTCTCGCCCCGCCTGCCCAGACCTGTCCTCCCTCATCCCCTGCAACATGTCTCTTGGCATGTATTCCTCTCCTTATACTTGTCTTCAGGGTCGGTTTACGAACCCCAATCATATTGGAAATCGTCATAAGCAAAACAGCAGCACTTCCTAAGTCACCGCTCCGGTGTGTTGAATAAAGTGCCTGCTGGAATAAGTACATCGAGAAGTGAAGCTCGGCACCCCATCGTCGCGTTGGCGGTTTGTGAAATGACCCCTAATTCAAGAGATCGATCGGTAATTTGGCAGTCACATAAAGGCCGATTATTTAGCTGATTCCCACTCCGCAAACGACGCAGAGCAGCGGCTCAGTCCACACCTTCTCGCCTTCAGTGACGTTCTCTCGAAGATCCCTGATTTTAATCGTCGATGGGGTCATGTCCATCAAGATCCTCGCCTCGAACAAGCCCTCCCACGGCTTTGCGTCGGCGGAAGACGGCTTCTTCTTGAAGGATCTCACCTTGCGTGACGACGCCGCTGCCGACACCTCGGGTACGGTTGGTGTGGCAGGAGTTGTAGGTGGTTGCGAAACGTGCTCATCGACAACGGCAGGCGTTCCCTCGGTTACTGACTGCCCATTGATCTCTTCTAGCGCATCGCTCGGCTTGGCATCGATTGTTTGCTTCACGTCGGCACCGCTCTCGGTAGGGCTGAGGGGTTCGTTTACACCGTCATCGAGCGGCTTTTCTTCCTTGACCTTGTCGCTCTCAGCGACCGACGCTGTTCCGTCTGTCGGGGGTTTCGCGGTGAAGTGGGGCTTGTCCTTGCCAAGTCGCTCGTATGTTCGCATCAGGGTTTCCTCTCGAAGACAGTGTTCGTGTAGCCACTTTCCGCATTCCTTGTTGGAGCACCCGACGAGGGTCTTATCCGGGTTGGCGGGCTGTCGGCATTTGCAGGTGCGTTCAACTGACTGCATGACGGGTTAGCGACAATCGCCTGCTCTAGGCTTCGGGGGTGTTTATGCATACCGAGAGCTGCTGGGTGCGACAGTCAAAGGCCTGACGCCAATAGAGGGCCTCCTGAATCTCGTCGTCGTTCTCTTCAATCCATTGCTTGACGGTGGCGGGCAATGTCACACTAACGACGTTGATGATGTCCACTGCTTCGCGTCAGTACTGAGACCACTGTCTAGAGAAGCATGAAACCTACTGTGGTTGGAAGCAATCAGCTCGTTGTGGCCGTGGTACGGCTGACGACCTCCCGTGTATCTCTTTCCTTCCATCGTGCCCTCCGGCAGCTCCTCCGGCCAGTACATCCAGTATATGCGCGCATAGACGTGGTGTTCATCACTAGCGCGGATCTCCAGAATGCGCGCTACCCAGTCGTCTTCGGACTTGGACCGCTTCAGGACCTTCTCAGGCTCGTTGGCATCTGTCGAGCCTTCCGCTGCGGCCTTTTGGCGTTGGACTGTCTGGTCGTTTGCGACGTAGATAAAGCCCTCACTGAAATACTTCGTCCCGTTTACTACCGCCCGTCACTGTTAGTGCAAGGCCATCGCAGATGGACTATCGCTGAGCAACTTACGGACGAAGCTATTGTATCGTGTCATCTCCAACCACTTCTTCTGCGGATGCACATGGTATTCCAAGTCCAGAACATCGTTAGCGCTCTTGCCGTTGAAGTCGCCGGAAGGGGAGAAGGGAGAGAGTTGCTTGGAGCTCTTCTTCccatcttcctcttcttgctCTGgtttcctcctcttcttggATTTCTTCTGTGCCTTGATGTCGGGTTCGGCGTAGGTGATGCTGAAGGGGCATTCGGCCTTGTTTTCCTCGACCTCGGCGCGAGGGCGCTTGCGCGAGGTGGACATAATTGGTGTAGTAGGAGGTTCGGAGTCGCAAACGCGAATGCGGTGAAGTTATCGCAGGTATGAGAGTGATCGGAGTGATGCGATCTCGATTGATGGTGTCCGAGACGAATGACGTTGGTGCAAAGAGCTCGCTGGGATGTCGCGACCGAAGGGAAGGAGCACGGGGTGGCTGGAAGACGAATGGGTCGCCCAAAGGACCGGGGGGAGGTAGTATGAAGCTGTATGGCAAGCGCGCGGTCCTAGATGGGCGCTCTTTGTTGACTTTGTCAAGTGTGCAAATACTCTGGCAAGCCTGAAGATGGTCCAGGCCGAATATCGACGACCAATGATGGCCACGATGCGCAAAATTGGGAAAATCGCGGGTTGAGGATCTGGCAATTCCGGGACGAGGAGCGGAGCGCGTTCTTGCTACCCAGCGAAAAAAAGGTGGCGCAGGATGACTATTCTGCTGGGTCACGTGAGCGCGGCGTTCCTCCGACCAAACGTCCACTGCCACCTAGAGGACGGACCAGCAACCACGATGCGGGCAGCAGGTGTGCGGCGTGCGGCGTGCCACAGATGGACCAGGCGTGTCACGTAAGCACAGCAGACAACAGGAGCTAGAACCATCCGCGCCTACCAAAATCCTGGTCTGCCTCCAAGGTTCCCACAACAAGCGCCGACACTTATCTCTCCATTACCTGATTGGCTACGTACCGATCTCGTCGCTTTACCATGACCTCTTACACCTGTAGTCTTCGTGTCTCATGCCATATGCCGTTCTTCTGATATAAATGAGCTGGATGGTTGGTTTCAAAAGGATACCAgtttcatcatcatcattcaAATCAATAGTCAATTGCTTTTCCCCAGTATTCTGACGTAAATATGAACAGAAGAGTGTGGGGATCAAAGAGCAACAAAGAAGATAGGGGATACGACGGAGGCGGCGAGCATGTTGGGGGCGATGGAGACGACAACAGAAACAACGACAAAGTCGACTGTTCATTACTCGGAGCTTTTGAGTAAAACATACAATATCGCTAACTTGATTTACCTACGCCGTTGCTATGCAGATATGTTCGGTAATGGGGGCTCAGTTCCCCCTGGTCCGGTTATGCTCGTGTTCGacttcttcctcctcatcgTCATAGGCACTGAGAATCGGACGATCGTCGCTGTCCTCTGTCTCGCTGCCGGTTTCAGCCTGTAGACTCTTGAATCCCTCAATAGTCTCTGCGAGTTTCTGGCCCTCCCGCTTGCCGCGCTCCACGTTCACGCTCCAGATGAGAGGCGCCGGAAGCCCAACCAATGCCGCCAAGAACCAAAACGCCGGCCGGATATCACCAGATTGATCAATGATGGCTCCGACAATCGCAGGTCCAAAAACACTCGAACCTTTGTCGGATGCAGCGTATAGAGCGTAAAAGGCAGCTTCGCTTCCCTCGGGGATCAACTCGCCGTACAGCGATCTGCAATATGAACTCAAGCCTCCCAACACCAGTCCGTACACGGCAGCTAGGGGATACATTTCCCACGGTTGCTGCAGTCCGATCACGCCCCATCTCTGCACAATCGGCAAATATCCGAGAAGTCCGTAGATCGGAATGAGCTCGAAGAGACCGATACAGACAAGGATTGTCTGATGTGGCTTCAAGTGGAACTTGCGTGAGATGAAAGCCCAGCTGAAGGCACCGATAACGCCAGCTATAGTGGAGATCACATTGATCATACCCAAAGCCCAAGGCTTCATGTGGAGTTGCGTTTTGGCGAACAATATGGCCGTGGAAGATGTAGTTGCAATCGCATCACTGACCAAAAACCAGGCGCATAGAAACAGAACGATGTCTCGTAGGCGACGAGCAAGCCGGACAGTGTTGAATAACGATTTCCAGGCCATAGCCACATAAGTTGGCCAAGCTCGAATTCCTTTGCCCGACGTGACGGGCATTGGTGGACCTGGCCGAGGGCGGAGCCACATGGCAGCAGGGATCGTGAAGACTGCCTGTAAGATGGTCAGTGACGGTGGATAATGCGCCCAGGCGACGGGGATGagatggagagagagagcccgTCACATACCCACCAAAGACCGCAAAAAGACAATGCAACCCTTTGCGACCAGGTAGTGTTTTTCAGTGCAATCACTATGGCAATGGCGACACACTGTACGAATAGGCCGGCAATGTAGCCAATGCCAATGCCCTTGGCGGAAATCTGAGTGGACAGCTGGAGCTCGACGGAGGTGAGCTCCTCATGAGTAGCTTTCCGAACCAACGGGTAGCCTCCGTTTCCGTTTCCATGCCCACCGAGTAAGGGCGAATGTTGGTCCTCAACCTCGGCACTGGCGGGATCTTGGTCAACGTGGGAACCATCGAGCGGTCGCGATTCCAGGTCCGAATGTCCCAAGTCGGGAGTGTGAACAGTCTCGGAAGCAATCACTTCCGGATGATGCCGGACCAATAGCGGCAGGAATGAGTTGAGGAGCACGAATGAGGCGCCAAAACATGTGTTCGAAACGATAGCCAGCAGAGCACCCAAGAGATAGGTGGTTTTGTTGACAAAGATATAGGCCATGACGGAGAAACTTCCAACCCAGGCGAAGGTGAGCAAAAGCTTCTTTCTCGAGTTGCCGTGATCTGCGGCACTGCTGACGCTCACGACAAGGAGAACCTGCAGCAGGACGCTTATGGAGAAGGTGTACATGGCGAAACTCGCCGTGTTGATCTCGATACCCAAAGGATACACGACGCATTGTCCATCAGTTTTGTTTTTCGAGTCGCTCGTACCACACGGGGTCGTTCGATCAGACAATAGGACGCCATTTTCGCGGGCGAGGGTCTCGAGGAGGATCGGGATGAAGGAACCTAGGCATCGTGTGGTGTCAGCGCAACGAGTTCGGGGCGGGGTGCACGGCAATGCTGTGGCTCCAGCATCTCGAGCTGTCCAGGCTCCACAGCTTGATCACTGTCTCGCGACGAATGTCACTGCTCGAAGACGGAGTGGCAGACTGCGATAACTCACCGATAGCTATTCTCAGTCAGCGCATGCACACACATCCAGATCCATGGGCTGGAAACTTACCACATATGACATAGGTTTCGGCAGCAAAGGCGTATGCATACCAACCAGACAGCTCCTTTTGGCTCGTGGGCCGAGTGTCTTCGCCTTTGTAGCGGCCTAGGCCGTGAAGGAAACCATCACTACTGCTGCCGCTCATTCTGTCAAAGTCGGAATCTGTATCGGAACGCTCGTCATCGGCCTCGAAGTCGGAGGTGAAGGAGCGAAAAGAGCGTTTTGACAAAGTTGAAAGACGCGACCATAAGCGTGGTGCAGGTGGTGGTCGAGCGTGTTGCTCTTGTCTTGGAACCATGGCGGCTGACACGGGTAGGCCGCAGGTGTGGGCGCAGCTTTACTGGACGGCCAAGGTCGGACAGCTGACTTCTGTGCCTGTGCGGGCCTGTCACCTTGTCTCACCGGACGGATGCACTCCGGGCACAGCACGCAACCAGAACAAGGTCCAGATGGCCCAGAACTGGTCAGAGCTGGAGAAATGTCTCTTTCTCGTCTCTTCCGTAACTTGTAACTTGCAGCTGCCTTGAGTTTAGGCTGCACTGCTGCAGAACGACCCGCGGGAACCTGCCAACCTCTGTTGAGCACTTCACTTTGCACGGGACAAAGCACCTTCACCAAGGAAGTTGACTTACCAACCGGGCAGGTAGGTAATGCAGTCAGATAATGCGACGACGGAATTCCAGCGCCAATGCGGATTGCGGGTGCAGATGCGGGTGCGGTTCGGGCAAGGCACCTAGCACTGAAGCGTCGTACTCGTCGCAAGTGCTAGGCACCTCGCCAAAGTGAGAGCCGAGTTGATGACGGGCTTGTATTCGGACCCCGCTGATGCTGCAGCTCAGTCGAACCACTCGGTGATATTCCACTTTCCTGTTACTGTCGGGCTGTGGTAGCAGCCTACCCAATCTGTTTTCCGAGGGCTCGTCAATGGAGTATTCGCTTGTGAGGGTCTACCGATTCCGAATAAAGGATGCCGGCTGTAATGGACCCGAGAAAAAGAGGCGACTTGTGAGAGGCGGCTATGCGCGCTGTTCAATAGTGACCGCTATGCGTCAGTCCGAATACGCCGTGTTTGCGAATTGCGAGGTCGGTCTTTGGTCCGCGGGGACAGCAACATGGGGCCACAGCGGATTCTATCAGTCAATACCAGGACAGATCATGGAAAGACGAGATAGAACTGGAAAAGAAAGTAGAACAAAAACCGGACGGGGAAAATGAGGCGAGGCAGGTTGATGTGTCGTCAGGTTTGCGAGATCCGGCTGCGGGCCGGCGTGGTTGGTTATATGGCGCCGCAAGAGTCGTCGAAAGCAGGCAGGGCCAGAGCAGAGAGGCAAGGACATGGACATCCAGGGTGACAGTGTCAATCCATGGTCTCTCCCGGCCTCTAGCTCCATGTCTATGGAGTACTTGGTCGCTCTCTGCCCTTTTGCCTGTCTTCTGCGCCGCGGCTCCTTTGCCGGAGCCGTTCTAAGCTGAGCCAAGGCCACCAAAGGCCCGCCGTCCGCCGTTCACCACATCGCATCTCCCCTCTCAACCCTCCTCCGCCCAACCGCTCTCCTCCCTGTACCTCTGTAATGTGTGTAAGGGAGTGACAAAAATCTTCTCCAAATACCCCAGTCGCGACGAAAACCGTTGCCCAATCTCGCAAGCGCTGCGACGACAAACATGGATGCATCCAACTAGATCATCGCCGATGGGACGGTGTTCCTTCCTAGCGCCGCTGCCACGCTTGAAGCATATCGCGCTATGAGGCAATGGACTCCATTTATCGTGAGAGGATGCGCGTTGAACGACATGCGTTGTGAGACGAACCAGGTTATTCATTCGTCCGATATTCCATGGCCGGCATGCGTCGATGGATATGCGCTGCATCCGCCTTTGGGATTGGGCATTGATCGTACACCACAAATTCCCCATCTCCAACCACCATGGCCATTGGCACTTTGCGTTGCCTACACCGCAAGAGGCTGAATCCCACTGCATTGGTGAATTCTTCAACGGCCTCCCCGGCTCCCTTGTAGTTTCTCTTGTTCGGCCTCATAGGGATACAAGACCTCCCTGGTCGACACGAATCAGCGTCTCAACCCCACCGGGTTCTTTGAAAACTCCGAGTATCatagacttaataaagtcGAGACCTTGGAAAGCCGAAATATCAGCACAGATCTGTCAACTGTACCTCACCGGGTTGGGTTCACCAAGTCTCCAGGGGTTTGCGTTTCCTTGGCTAGAGCCGTGCCGTCTTGGGGGTGGTTGGTTTTTCAGTTGGGTGAAAACGATCCCAGGTCAATTGTAGCTCGCATGCGGCGTTCCTTGGATGTCGATACTGCACAAACTACAAGGCTCCGTTCAATGAACTTTCGCACTCGACCACGCTCCTCTAACACTCGTTTATCTCATGATAAAATGCAGCTACTCTGTGTGTTGCAACCCAATTCTCGTCGCAGCACTGCGGCGAGGCTTTACGGCGATCCAAGCCGGACTGGGGCTTGCGGGGGCGGGCATTCTGCAAGTGCCCGAGCGATCTGCGGTTCCTCTTCGCGCCAGTGAGCATGTCTGCCCACCACATTTCAAGACCCGTTGGACCCTGAGCGACGATCACCGGCACGTAAATCAAGTCGGCGCAGACGAAAATTGCAAAGCGCGGACATGATGCGCTTGCATCGCCATGGTCGATGGTGTTAGTCGACGGTATTTGGCAACCAGAATCCGTGTAGTAGCTGAGTAGTATCAACGGCAGTGCCAAATTGTGCGTACTGGGAATTCTTGTCATATCTCGAAAACGCAGGCGGATGGCTGTCTGGACGCTGCATTCCGCCAAAGTTCACCGCTTCAGTTTAAGGTTCCGCGGCGATGGGCCCCGACGCGGAGGACCCATGGAATCCACTGTCTGCA from the Colletotrichum lupini chromosome 3, complete sequence genome contains:
- a CDS encoding autophagy protein Atg22, with protein sequence MVPRQEQHARPPPAPRLWSRLSTLSKRSFRSFTSDFEADDERSDTDSDFDRMSGSSSDGFLHGLGRYKGEDTRPTSQKELSGWYAYAFAAETYVICGSFIPILLETLARENGVLLSDRTTPCGTSDSKNKTDGQCVVYPLGIEINTASFAMYTFSISVLLQVLLVVSVSSAADHGNSRKKLLLTFAWVGSFSVMAYIFVNKTTYLLGALLAIVSNTCFGASFVLLNSFLPLLVRHHPEVIASETVHTPDLGHSDLESRPLDGSHVDQDPASAEVEDQHSPLLGGHGNGNGGYPLVRKATHEELTSVELQLSTQISAKGIGIGYIAGLFVQCVAIAIVIALKNTTWSQRVALSFCGLWWAVFTIPAAMWLRPRPGPPMPVTSGKGIRAWPTYVAMAWKSLFNTVRLARRLRDIVLFLCAWFLVSDAIATTSSTAILFAKTQLHMKPWALGMINVISTIAGVIGAFSWAFISRKFHLKPHQTILVCIGLFELIPIYGLLGYLPIVQRWGVIGLQQPWEMYPLAAVYGLVLGGLSSYCRSLYGELIPEGSEAAFYALYAASDKGSSVFGPAIVGAIIDQSGDIRPAFWFLAALVGLPAPLIWSVNVERGKREGQKLAETIEGFKSLQAETGSETEDSDDRPILSAYDDEEEEVEHEHNRTRGN
- a CDS encoding BAH domain-containing protein yields the protein MSTSRKRPRAEVEENKAECPFSITYAEPDIKAQKKSKKRRKPEQEEEDGKKSSKQLSPFSPSGDFNGKSANDVLDLEYHVHPQKKWLEMTRYNSFVLNGTKYFSEGFIYVANDQTVQRQKAAAEGSTDANEPEKVLKRSKSEDDWVARILEIRASDEHHVYARIYWMYWPEELPEGTMEGKRYTGGRQPYHGHNELIASNHMDIINVVSVTLPATVKQWIEENDDEIQEALYWRQAFDCRTQQLSSVERTCKCRQPANPDKTLVGCSNKECGKWLHEHCLREETLMRTYERLGKDKPHFTAKPPTDGTASVAESDKVKEEKPLDDGVNEPLSPTESGADVKQTIDAKPSDALEEINGQSVTEGTPAVVDEHVSQPPTTPATPTVPEVSAAASSRKVRSFKKKPSSADAKPWEGLFEARILMDMTPSTIKIRDLRENVTEGEKVWTEPLLCVVCGGSFHKPPTRRWGAELHFSMYLFQQALYSTHRSGDLGSAAVLLMTISNMIGVRDEGGQVWAGGARPGQLKASLKEEDWLFGCGWSWHKELVLVYSQETDRRTPTKGDAKGEQGQQSGQFGDQSLASTIVMIDETCSIDQRRLMWWFTVIIAVQHRELQELRRQWRAALTREVAIAPRTHSLSPCLFNMPEVVGAAQNSRSWGIQSTPPPFHRQRLRRSSNTTSSSDRHTYKEPIMASVDPFDSALDLLRRLNPKHTTDHLNAIISLAPDLTEDLLSSVDQPLTVKRCKQTGRDYLLCDYNRDGDSYRSPWSNQFDPPLDEGGVGGVGAGGSEGAGEGAIPSERVRKMEVKANEAFDVYRDLYYEGGVSSVYFWNLDDGFAGVVLLKKSATPGGSAEGVWDSIHVFEAIERGRTTQYKLTSTVILSLSTSTNALGDMDLSGNMTRQVEQELPVDGDESHIANVGRLVEDMELKMRNLLQEVYFGKAKDVVGDLRSVGSLSGAGRDRAAQREIIGSMQNTGVAPDVEIGLYGLAFSKPGFSISPKIEFHCFASLASVEEKKETIARAYISCLESLDPLTDAFFFLLRQQGSSLCLVRFLTCMGLGERSLSPMFGTICVRQGSVGSLYHCGAWMDHHTGFKTFRLFALFMVYASIQVLGFRIWFLLHRDMRCRLWTYFRSMLRGTSTDSARVEVIVAMYSCEDLNHQLRVSSWPPSSHKEENRLRERDLVGISSNHSSAPSGRNSFGKIFQPALVLAVLDPQLYSHFSSAPRGSRDNLRIGNCSLGYARKPGSRIRFTQKPVRDLPK